The following is a genomic window from Amaranthus tricolor cultivar Red isolate AtriRed21 chromosome 10, ASM2621246v1, whole genome shotgun sequence.
AGTAATTTTAGCCAGTTTCATGGGAGACTAGAGATCGTCTCTCCGAGAGATGAAttcctacttacatcatccttaatgtctatttacaatatacttaatgcctcgGAGTAAATACACCAAGTAACTTACTCTACATTATTCTTTATAAGCTGACCTAATTAGAAATGATCTCTAAAAAATTCGTGATACAATAATTTGCAAACTAATATTTATCGAGTAACAGCTATATCCATATTACCattgaaactaatttttatcaattataacaAATTTTTATTCAATCAAAACTAATTGTTACCGaataattattctttaaagtGAATTAAAAGGTTGAGTCTAATGTTTTAGtattcccaaaatcatatggcaaGAGGAAGAAGgtttctaatagcttataaagcgtgcacaccattttcaatttatcgatgtggaataactcatcccaacaattTGGAATAccttatcaaattaatttatgaaaattttttaatgaaaaaatctaaaataaataaataaacgagTACCCGGATCATTTGATTGTAAAACAGGAAAAATAAGACGTTCCTCCATTTGAGCATGCTCCAACAATACCTCCAACAAATCTCCATAACTCTTCCCCATCTTAGTAACCTCCATTTTTGGAGTCCCTACACCTGGATCAACCACCTTTGATCCTCCACGTGTCGCCAGATCCATCCCCCACGTAGCAATCCTCTCCAAATGCGACCTCATACTCCTATGTTGAAGCACCACCATCTTAACCACTTCCCACCACGGCGTCGTTTCATCATCTCCTCCTAACCACTCCAACAACTTCTTCCTTTCTCTCTTCAACAATGGGGAAACGGGAGTTTCGACTCCACATGCTCCAAAATCGTATCAATGGGACCCGAAACGGGTTCATCCTCCGTTTCGAAACGGACCCTGAATTCAGGCGAATCGGAAGGGATGAAACGCAGAGTAAGAGGTTTGTAAAGAAGAGCGAAACGTAGGTAGGAAGTGGAAGAGCTTTTCGGGTCTCCGAAGAGGAAAACAAGTGGTAATGATGGTGGTTTTTTACGGGGAATCTGGATTTGGTTTGATGATGGAAATTTTGGTATGGATTTGTTGGGTTTTTTCTGCTTTGTTGAAGGATTTCCCATATTGTATAATCGATTAAAAAACAACAAAGTAAAAGGGTTAAATCCTTGAAAAATAGATGAAATTATGAAGATTTGAAATAGGTAAAACGTAAGGATGAAGAATAAGTAGTGAGTAGTGACAGACTACCATAGTCCATAAACAGAATTTTGGAGGTGAAAGCTTTACTGACAAGTaagctttttatttttgaaaaaaaaaattaagtgggCAAACAGTACTTTACAGGATGGATAATGCAAAAAAAGAGAGTAACCGGAAATTTGCCTTGGTTTTTCTATAAtggttattagaattgaaattagtagaattaaattgtatgatcGCAAGATTTTTATGAGtcgaatttttttatattagttcattttttaaagtttgaactgtaaaaaaaagtttatttgatTTGATCTTTTAAATGATTATAAGGTATACTTAAATTAGTAAgttcataaattttttataattgtaattAATGATGATATATTCAACTGATTTAATGTAAATAAAAGctactataatataattttttatgtaggATCAGAACTTGAATTGAAGGatcgtaaaattgtgttgtgatTCTATACTTATATCGTAACTACCTTTAGATTTGGATTGCTCGTCTAATTTTGGATCGTACAATATAGAATCGTGGATCAAAATTAGAATTTtgataactattattattattattattattattattattattatttattttttttatttttttataaaacaacATTCAATATCATAGAAAGGAATTTTTTACAAGAAGTTGATAGGGAGCCAAGCAATAAGCTGAGCACCCACACCCTTTTGGATACAAGCCaacttttgattattattattattattattattattattattattattttggtaaAGCCAGAAAATCCTAAAGGGATGGTTGTAGGAATTAAGTATGTAATCCAAAAAACTTTTGATTATTATAATGAATAGATAACAACATATacttaaatttatcaaatatttctaTAAACAGTTGACTTTATCGACTAGTTTAATAGCCAACAAAAACAGCCAACATTTTCAGCTGGTAATATAAGCCAACTAAAAGAGTCAACCGTCAATAGCCAACaaccaattgccaaacaccGCCTGATGTATGGAGAGTGTGGAATGCAAAAAGGGCAACCGAATGTGTTTTGTTCACGTCAAATTGCATTGTGTTGAGATAATTTGTCTCACAtcaattgattaattaaatatgatttatatattttataagttattgaagCACTTTATCCTATTTGCATATGGTTTACATAAATTGAGTATAACTTATTGTGGATATCCGCCGTGTATAAACTCTTTCGTTgaccaataattattttttaattcatcagtataagataaataattaattttttttaatttatcgataTATGACAAATTATTCCAACGGATTATGTAGGAAGGTAAACCTTACATCACTACGATACTTGGAACTCGAAAGAACCGACTATGAACATTGACATGAATATGATGTTGCACCTGCTTGACTTTACAATCAATGTCATGGACACCAATTTTTGCTGGTTCGGTTACCCCAAATCCATCGTAAATCAAtttcactttaagattataagtgatcaatttaagattCCAACGGTTCGTTTGATAggtagtaataaacggtggtaatataaatgataaactagcgtaattttagtttaaaaatctcttggctaccttgatggtcatgcttgtccaacttcaatcatctcattttcttcataaaatttatttcaatgcattaccgTTGGAAAATGTGTTATTAAGTGGTAATtgagatttataaaaaaaaaaaatgtgatcgaagtttcattaccataaatgatatggaactttagataaaattttacactataaattaccatcatttagtaccactagCTAAATGACCCGAAGGATATATTAAGCCATCAAATAATCACATTATAAGATcgtctcatttgaaaatttatagtGTGCATTAGGTCTATACAAAtcaacttataaatttaaatttaattagagCGTTTGTATGATCAAGTAAAAGTTTTGCATAGACTTTGTCAACACTGCTTTATAGCACACCAACCTAATAATATCAAGTTTTTCATAATAACTGTACTTGATTgtacttattatatatatataaattaacaaattttatttattattaatattttaaaattttcaagagAATCTTATCTTGAAGTTggaaaacaattaatattttatataattatttttacttttcaagaaaaaataaatgttaaactaataaagtataattaaattttgatatttttaaagcaaaaataatattaaattaaattaataaaatataagattCTATCTTATACAGActgtatatttattttataatcttTTAAGAGGACTTTCTCTTAACAAACTCCTACCGTAATCTTGGGATGGATAGAGATTCTCCAATCTCCTCCCGACAAGTTACAGGTTTTATTAAGTGCTTCAAACAGGGATTTAATGAAAGTGAGTTGTCGCCCAAAATATTTTCTGCTATTATTTGCTGTCTTAATAAAATTGCCATAATGATATTTGGTAtggattattaattattaaaaaaatgtaaaagaatattttaaaatataaaagggatattttaataaaagaatatcgtttttaagtttagaaaatactaaaataaaaagtgtgTCAATTTCTAAAGCacaaagaatatatatatatatatagatatatatatatatatatatatatatatatatatatatatatgacttgGATCATATGAAAACTGAAAATAGATGTGCATAAAAGCTTAAATGGTGTATATATTACACTGAaagttttttaaataattggACATTTtctaaaaggtgtacatataTGCTTAAAAGATGTACATATTCGAATCGCATTTCtgtaaataatatgaactttttccttcacaaaaatatatacacccTATAAGATAGTATGTATACCTTTTGTCACAATATGTATATTTAGCctaattttcagttttcaccaatTTACCTGATGTAAgatcaaatgagaaggataCTTAAAATAGGaagaataagaaggatttttttaatcattatatatacaaaaagtgATGGAGtactataaattataaattaagaacattcttTAAATTTATgacatatatacttttttttgtaCATTGTGACTTTTACTAGTTAAGTGTCCCTTagattttttatcttattgaaattaaagGTGTAAAATGCTTCTTATTGTATCCTTTTTATTTAAACACCTTTTTATTAGATCTATTCCTTATATTACTTTATCAGTTTTACAATGTTGATTATATTTTGacattattttacatttttcaagTATAATTTCAGATATAATATCTAAAAATAGACTttataaagatataaaaaaattaaaattttacacatcatgacgaatctaacaagatatacataaatatatttttactttttatctcaataaaaaattatatttaaagtttttttctatatataatatattttaaacataactaataatataaaacgGAATAATATATAGGTGTCATAATGCACATAAATCCATAATTCAAGATACGTCCTCCATATCCCCAACTAATTTCTTATCAGTAGACAGTAGTGTTTATGACCAAAGTCATAATAAGCCATCTCCTTTTGTCTTGTGCTTAATTTCGCCTCTCTTGTCATTGCAACTGTTTACAAGCATTAATGAGCAAACTTGTGCAAGATCTTCGATCCTAAAAAATCCACTGAATTAAGGGCGTTAAAAATTAGGTTACATTAATTTAGGTCGTAATTCTTCGTTTCAGTTTGTTTGTTACCACACTTCAAtcaaaactataaaaattttctccgcaaatatatcaaatagttgaAGTGGAAGGagtatttacttttgttttagtttaaataCAGGTTTTTATGCACTATTTACAATCtaacaactatttttttttccaaccCTGATTGTTAAGTGTACATATCCCAAATCAAATACTTCCTTCATTCTATTATACTTGCAATTGATAAGACTATTTTCTCACTTAATATGTCATAATCAGTTGTAATTGTTACAGAACGGAGTTAATATGAGAAAATACAAGAAATTATGAGTTGACAAAAgtgatatataaaaaaaacgtccaaaaacaaataaaatttcacaaatttttgaaTGAGTCAGTCTCACCGAGATATTTCACAAATATGACCTGAATAAcccaactaatacaattatcatattattttaaggtcgtctaacaaaaataattcattaaatatATGAAGACTTAACTCAAATCAAACAACATTGATTCATTTACGGCTAGTGGGCCCAACATGATGAACCAACTTCCTACATAATAAATATCCAACTGAACAAGCTAAGCTAGCCTAACAATGACAAACCATTATACATGCGTTACTTCTTGTTTCCACACCTTGTCCTTCCATTCTCTTAAACCAtcactatatatatttatgacaCAAATACTCTGAAACATGGCACTCATGCATTATCTTTCATTttcttatatataaaaaaacaaataaaaattaagcattttttctaaaagtgtcaaaaaagtgtgaaaaaaagtgtcaaaaaaaagTGTGATAATGGACAGAGGAAAAGAGAGAAAAGATTTAGAAAAAAAAGGGCATGCAATTGGGTGGGCAGAAATATTATTAAGGGGATTAGCAGTGTTATTAACACTAATTGCTGCAATTTTATTGGCTGTGGATAAACAAACTGAGATTATACCTGTTCAAATTTCTGCTGATCTTCCTACTTTTAATGTTCCTGTTACTGCTAAGTCTAGCTATGTTTCTGCCTTtgtgtaagttttttttttttacttattttttttgtcaatacATCCTTCCTTCTCTTACTTTGATGATTATAGagtattttgtttctttttagtttgttattgaaagtaatatatatattacgagtagaaatattattttcagTTGTAAATTTATAGAAATATAGAGAATGTTTGTTGGGGTGTATATGGTTGTCGCATAGTTGgaattaaatgatgaaaattgGAAATGATAATGTAAATCaatagaattttaattttaatttactcaTAGTGGAAATAAGTTTAATGGTTATGTTtgttcaattttaattattttttgaaaaattttacgTGAAGATAAAAGGGAATGAACATCCAATTAAAGGCCCCTTAAccactaataaaataaaatggccAATTATAAACACCCAACAATAAACCAAGCTCAAATGTGGTACAACCCAGTGAATAGTAATAGATACTTTAACATGTTTTCACAAAAAATATTCTATTTGACAAGAAAAAaacttatacttaattttttattgatatctacaagttaaaaattatttataaaagacATTATAAGATTTGCATCAAGtctcaacaaataaaattttattttataatttttataatacttattttataatatgcattaataaatattaagatTCGAACTCCTTCTTTCAAAATATATgcaaaatgtaaataaaaacaGTAGGTAAGATGGGAGAGATTCAAGAAACTTTGGTAAATGATGCTAAGGAAAGGCCCCATAGCTTTAGTGTTGGATGTACTTCCGATAGTATGGAAATATACTTCGTACTTCGAAAGCCCATGTCACTTTCATAAACATTgtcgttttttattttaagtcatTTATCAACTTATAgagtatatttttcaatttataataagttaaaatataaaagtatttaagtcgtatattatttaatttgtcttaatataaaattattactattataatttttataatttttaattacgtattaatttgattttaacgTGTAAAGATAAAAATTTTACAAGTATTTTAAATAGAGAAAGTACTTTTAGGAGATTAGGTGCAGATAAAaagtttttatatataaataaaaagacatATATTGTTTCCATCATAACATGTACTAATTACTATTCATTAAGtgatcttatttggtatatatttctacatgtataatataaaatatagttaagtagaatcttgtttgattcgttttaatgtgcattttcataataataactttttagaattttttttcatataaaattcaagatattaaagattaaaatcgtACATTGAATAacgtgaaaaacaaaagtgTAGAAACTATAAAAAACCAAAGGAAGtatgaaaattatttatttttataataaaaattatgttaaGGTCTATAAAATGTTCTTCTTTCATTTTTGTGATACGAGTTCGATTCTCACTTTCTATGGTTACATCAATTCCCTCTCAACTCTTGCCAGTAGGGAATGATTCTTGCTTGCGACCAAGGACGAACCCATGTAGCATAGGTGAGTCGAACACACATTTATCCATGTGTACTAAACCGATTTGCTTGTCATTCTTTCGTGTCATacattatacaatttaatattaatagagTTTTAATCTAATGACTTGGATCATAGCCAAGGCAGACCCGAGCCTAGATTCACACCCCATAATAAGACACCAAAAATATTGtgaattaactttttttaaaatatgttgATGAAAAATTGTTAGGTACTTTGTGGTAGCAAACTCCATAGCATGTGGATTGGGAGCACTAACACTAGCAATTGCATTGGCAAACAAAGGAGGTGGAAGAGCTTTTTCAGCTTCACGTTTGATGATAATTCTTGTTGATTTACTGATGGTAGCATTATTGTTTTCCGGTATCGGAGCGGCCGGAGCCGTCGGACTCATAGGATTCAAAGGCAATTCTCATTTAAGGTGGAACAAAGTATGCCATATCTATGGCACATTTTGTCACAAAGTTATGGCTTCTCTTGGTGTTTCTATCTTGGGAGGAATTGCCTTTCTTATACTTCTATTTCTTACACTATTAAAGCTCTCTAAGAATTAAGTGTTAAAGTGATCTTCTGTTTGAAAACTTGATCTATCTTCAGCCAGAGCTAGTACTACTGTATTATTCATGCTTTACTTCTATTGTTGAGTACTTTGTCTCTTAAACATTCTATTTGTACCGTctctttttagtatatatatggAAGGGAAGAGGCGAGAATCCAAACACAGGATCTTACCCGAGAAAAGTAATGCATGCTTCAACTAGACAGACTCAATATGAGATTACTGGACTCAAGACCAACTTGAAAATATATTGCGTTAAATTGAGCATAAGCTCTCGTGTGATCTACTCGATCAATTATCACCCCCACATACAATTCTGCGTGCGTAGAATGAAATTGTGTAAATAATTTCCATCAAGGTTTTTTTTCGATCAATGCGAATATAATCAATGCGAATATAGAAAACTGTCAACACAAAATGGATTTTAATGTTGATAGAAACAATTCCTCGAATGCCTCGCCAAAAATTGGGGCTATCGCAAGACATTATgaataataagaaaaagatcaGAGACATTGCATACAAATATTTATGCGACATAAATAGTCATTGACAATTTGACGCGCAATGAGACGGGAGGCAATACAGACTGAAAAGAAGCTGCTCCAATCTTAACAATTAAAGTCCTAGAAGAAAACGTTTGAGGTATGAATGTGAACTAACATGTTTTACCCGGCTGCACCATTCTGTAAAACCTTTCAGCTTATCAAGATCAACGGAGCAGCATGCTAGAGCTGAGAATATGTCGATAGCTGAACAGTTTCATACTTATTAACGCTGCAGTGAATTTGCCATAATCTCAGTCTTGTGCGATCAATGATAACGATGAAAAATTTGTTTTCCTAGTCAAGTCGTTAAAGCAGGTTTAAGATAGCAAGGGTTCTGCTGAATTTAGGTCTTCCAAGTTGACATTGGATTTTACACCCATGTTAGAGAGGGAGCTAAGCATAGCAGGAATATCAGCCTTTAACGAATCAATAACAGCCTGTCGTACAAAATAAAACACGAAAAACATGAGTTCCTAAAAGTATTTGAAAAGGAAAAGTAGAAACAACTTATAAAGCACTCATTTCTTGtgtaaaatttatatgttttggTTGGTTGTGGATGGCAAAGGTGATGGAAACAAATGTGTGAACagataaatgatgaaaataaaaaaatattgaaactaCAACAATTCAATTACATGATCTGATGTAAACAATACTCCTACTTTTTTTTCAAATCGAATAAATTTGTATGAGAAACAAGGACagaaagtaaatatttaaggtaACAGAAAATTCATCCTAACAAGAGAATTAGAAGAAATGCTTGAGCTCACTCGAAAACCTTTACGCACGATCACGATACggtgatgcggccttgtttcaGCATGGATGGTTCACGAAAAAATGTGGTGTATGCCTCATAAGGTGGTTGTgaacaaataatatttatatgatgGTTGTTCACAGAGTTGTGTGTATATAAGGTGACTTTGAAAATTAGGGTATATGGTAGTTGTTCGCAAGTTTGGCTTTTAATATCAAGGCCCTGTTGTCAAATCTTGCTTAAGGGATATTCCCATTTACTTTCTTTCCCTTTTTAGGAGCCCCGATGTCTATTACAAGAAATCTGGAGAAAATGATGAGGAATTTTCTTTGGGAGGGAGACGAAAAGGGTATCATTTAGTGAATTTGGGAGATTGTCAAATAGCCAATTCAACAAGGGGGTTTGGGAGTGGGGGGTTTGGAGGCAAAAAATTTGACATTACTTGGTAAGTGATTTTGGAGATTTCCTCATGAAATAAATTCTCTTTGGCATCGAGTCATCAGAAGTATCTATGGATCTTCTACATCTCTATGGGATGCAAGCGCTAATTCAGGTTCTTCATTTCTCTGTCCTAGGAAGTCAATTTCTCATGTATTTCCAAATTTTTTGGTTAGGTATGCAACCTTTCAAATCTCTTTTTCTTAGATTATATCAACTCTTCACTAAACATGATGCTCCTATTTGTGATTTTCACTAAACATGGTGCTCCTATTTGTGAGTTATATTCTTATATGGAGGGCGATAACCAAATTACATGGTCTTTTCTCTTTAAGCATCATCCTTTAGAAAGAGACCTTCAATCAATCATTGAAATGTTATCCATTCTTCTAAATTTGCCCCTTCCGAGATTTCAGACTCTTGGTCTTGGAGTCCGAAAATTTCTACAGGCTTTTCTTGCGCTTCATTATATTCGTGCCTAGTATCATTTCCTtcgtctattaattatttttttgcagCTAATTTAATTTGGAAATCTAAAGTTCCTTGTAAGATAAGAGCTTTTGTGCGGTAGGTGGTTCCGAGAAGCTCACTAGTATGGAGAATCTCCAAATTATAAGGCCTGATAAAGCTTTGAGCCCTTGGTAGATGGTGAGGATAATGATCATCTCTTTTTGCATTGTAGCTTCACGAGAGAACTATGGGGCAAACTCTTTCGGATAAGTGGAGATCTTTGGGTTGCTCCAAGAAGGATtgaggattttcaattctttatttttttttgagaggGAGCTCAAAATTTTGTGGAGATGTTGCAATGCAATTCATTGGTGTGTTTGGTTGGAGAGGAATAGACGAATTTTTATTGATCAGGTATTACCATTGGATATCATTTGGGAGAAAGCTAAGTTCTTAGCATCTTTATGGGCAAAAAGCAAATGGTTTTTTTGATCATGCTACTCTAAATTATCTTTGGAGGAGTAATGTTTCccattaat
Proteins encoded in this region:
- the LOC130825177 gene encoding CASP-like protein 1E2; protein product: MDRGKERKDLEKKGHAIGWAEILLRGLAVLLTLIAAILLAVDKQTEIIPVQISADLPTFNVPVTAKSSYVSAFVYFVVANSIACGLGALTLAIALANKGGGRAFSASRLMIILVDLLMVALLFSGIGAAGAVGLIGFKGNSHLRWNKVCHIYGTFCHKVMASLGVSILGGIAFLILLFLTLLKLSKN